One genomic region from Chthonomonas calidirosea T49 encodes:
- a CDS encoding Nif3-like dinuclear metal center hexameric protein: MTRPVRHSVVAPSIQEIVSFLESLCPSLDPSAALLRSISNLQVGTPADLVDQIYVVPQPSDSLLATLPSDKRVLLISATPLFETPPIVFNWRTPANRLLLKLLERRIALYVLPLSYAAASEGYDVCLAEAVGFPESQPLCRAGTEQQCKLVVFVPPQAVCKVHQAASEAGAGTIGEYTYCSFQLLGKGTFLPSERANPAIGQRGNLEEVEEVRLEMVVPQHALFAVVEAVKAVHPYEEVAYDVYPLYHCGVPCGRGRKVHLEKPVAFDELLSTLEHALDLGTAYRLRYTPPDPQIANAEVRHVAIGVGTGVHSDLLGAAREQEVEVYIAGGTSPSDWIGVPPPLLVDIGFLPAVAPGLKRLTERLRQVFGGRGVTIEYAP; this comes from the coding sequence ATGACTCGACCAGTGCGCCATAGCGTTGTGGCTCCGTCCATACAAGAGATTGTCTCGTTTTTGGAAAGCCTGTGTCCCTCTCTCGACCCTTCTGCTGCACTCTTGAGATCTATCTCGAACTTACAGGTTGGGACACCCGCAGACCTTGTGGATCAGATATATGTGGTGCCTCAACCCTCGGATTCTCTTCTCGCCACGCTTCCTTCAGACAAAAGGGTTCTCCTCATCTCTGCGACACCGCTTTTTGAGACGCCTCCTATTGTGTTCAATTGGAGGACACCGGCTAATCGGCTGCTGCTAAAGCTTCTTGAGAGGCGGATCGCTCTCTACGTATTACCCTTAAGCTACGCTGCTGCGTCAGAAGGTTACGATGTGTGTTTGGCAGAGGCGGTTGGATTTCCTGAGTCGCAGCCTCTATGTAGAGCGGGTACAGAACAGCAGTGCAAATTAGTCGTTTTTGTGCCACCACAGGCCGTATGTAAGGTGCATCAGGCGGCGTCCGAGGCCGGAGCTGGAACCATCGGAGAGTACACCTACTGCTCTTTCCAGCTGCTTGGCAAGGGCACCTTTCTCCCTTCAGAACGGGCGAACCCGGCCATTGGCCAGAGGGGAAACCTCGAAGAGGTCGAAGAGGTGCGTTTGGAGATGGTCGTGCCGCAGCATGCACTATTTGCGGTGGTAGAGGCCGTTAAAGCAGTCCATCCCTATGAGGAGGTTGCCTACGATGTCTACCCGCTATACCATTGCGGAGTGCCCTGTGGACGAGGGCGCAAGGTTCACCTGGAGAAGCCGGTGGCATTCGATGAGCTTCTTTCTACCCTCGAACACGCTTTGGATTTAGGGACGGCATACCGCTTAAGATACACTCCTCCTGATCCACAGATAGCTAATGCCGAGGTAAGACATGTGGCCATCGGGGTAGGAACCGGCGTTCATAGTGATCTTCTCGGTGCTGCTCGAGAGCAGGAGGTAGAAGTTTATATCGCTGGCGGAACTTCGCCCAGCGACTGGATAGGGGTACCCCCTCCTCTACTTGTAGACATCGGCTTTCTGCCTGCCGTAGCACCAGGGCTAAAGCGACTGACCGAAAGACTACGGCAGGTTTTCGGCGGCAGAGGCGTAACAATAGAGTACGCTCCCTAA
- a CDS encoding DUF1559 domain-containing protein, translating into MKRAFTLIELLVVIAIIAILAAILFPVFAQAREMARKATCASNQRQIALAFKLYTQDYDEGYPNTADPYLFAGRHWRWPIMPYLGIGQKQQSGSFNAANGSPSILLCPSDTLSLSQFNGTSYDYSASFYHTPDQINQMHFSDLLNNPSWLTCVTQTEAAVVYPAQKVLITEWYNSHDHTGAPVGLWGSYPFPGPDCWDGGRIFAMADGHVKFLKSRQIHPSADDCPDINLTHDGVAGKDVD; encoded by the coding sequence TTGAAACGAGCTTTTACTCTTATCGAATTACTAGTTGTTATTGCCATTATAGCTATTCTTGCAGCTATTCTGTTTCCTGTGTTCGCTCAAGCCCGCGAGATGGCTCGCAAAGCCACCTGTGCTTCCAATCAGCGACAGATCGCTCTAGCCTTTAAGCTTTACACCCAAGATTACGACGAAGGCTACCCGAACACGGCCGATCCCTATCTTTTCGCGGGACGGCACTGGCGATGGCCTATTATGCCCTATCTCGGCATCGGCCAGAAGCAACAGAGCGGAAGCTTCAATGCTGCTAACGGTTCCCCATCTATCTTGTTGTGCCCTTCCGACACGCTCTCGTTAAGTCAGTTTAACGGCACCTCTTACGACTATTCCGCCAGCTTCTACCATACTCCAGACCAGATTAACCAGATGCACTTTAGCGATCTGCTCAACAATCCTTCTTGGCTTACGTGTGTGACGCAAACGGAAGCGGCCGTCGTCTATCCTGCACAGAAAGTGTTGATAACCGAGTGGTACAACAGCCACGATCATACTGGTGCACCAGTAGGGCTGTGGGGCAGTTATCCCTTTCCAGGGCCTGACTGCTGGGATGGCGGTCGTATCTTTGCTATGGCCGACGGACACGTGAAGTTTTTGAAGTCGCGCCAGATACATCCTTCAGCCGACGATTGCCCCGACATCAACCTCACCCACGATGGCGTTGCTGGCAAGGATGTGGACTAG
- a CDS encoding TolC family protein: MRVYLRTAVFLLVECCLLPCLSWAQEPMRLSLQEAIQQALTHNPQALAATARVAKARATLSGVTSFDDPMLSLVHHEGRNTGGLDEDVLLTQTIPLGDKRRQAIHVARSELEAALADQAAVRRDLIYNVTTAYYQALRADADSNIAAEGLQLAQEFLKTAQTQFQAGDVAHSNVIRSQIALASAQQTLSVAQTEKANAYAALANVIGLPANTPLLLTDKLVAPAPIQARLADLETMALQNRPEIRSAQALLQARLAALHGARIETQPDLFVEFRHNPLGGPDPEGDSVRVGVTFPLVDWGKNRADRQSALAAYNEQAALLADEERGVRLEVETAYRNLQEAFTVLASFQTGRLQRAQELLDMERTGYANRAVSYLELLDAQQTYLTEEENFAHALADCNLAVAALQHAVGGDIR, translated from the coding sequence TTGCGAGTCTATCTACGAACCGCCGTCTTTCTTTTAGTAGAATGCTGCTTGTTGCCCTGCCTTAGCTGGGCGCAAGAACCAATGCGTCTCTCCTTGCAGGAGGCTATTCAGCAGGCACTCACACATAATCCCCAAGCACTGGCTGCCACAGCCCGTGTCGCGAAAGCCCGCGCCACCCTCTCCGGGGTTACCTCTTTTGACGACCCTATGCTGAGCCTTGTGCATCATGAAGGCAGGAATACAGGAGGGCTCGATGAGGACGTGCTGCTGACACAGACGATTCCACTAGGGGATAAACGACGCCAAGCGATTCATGTGGCGCGCAGTGAGCTTGAGGCAGCACTTGCCGACCAGGCAGCCGTTCGCCGAGACCTCATCTATAACGTAACGACGGCCTACTATCAAGCGCTTCGCGCCGATGCCGACAGCAATATCGCTGCCGAAGGGCTTCAATTAGCGCAGGAGTTCCTTAAAACCGCACAAACCCAGTTCCAGGCTGGCGATGTCGCCCACAGCAACGTGATTCGAAGCCAGATCGCCCTGGCAAGTGCCCAACAAACGCTCTCCGTGGCGCAAACCGAGAAGGCGAACGCCTATGCGGCTCTGGCTAACGTGATTGGCCTTCCGGCCAATACCCCTCTATTGCTGACCGATAAACTGGTGGCGCCCGCTCCTATTCAGGCTCGCCTAGCGGATCTGGAAACAATGGCTTTACAAAACCGACCGGAGATTCGTTCGGCTCAGGCGCTCCTGCAGGCCCGGCTTGCCGCACTGCATGGGGCACGTATAGAAACCCAGCCCGATCTCTTCGTGGAGTTTCGGCACAACCCGCTCGGTGGCCCCGACCCAGAAGGCGACTCGGTGCGCGTTGGCGTCACCTTTCCCCTAGTGGATTGGGGCAAAAACCGGGCCGATCGTCAAAGCGCTTTAGCGGCCTATAATGAACAGGCAGCGCTGCTGGCCGATGAAGAGCGTGGCGTGCGGCTGGAAGTCGAAACGGCCTACCGAAATCTGCAAGAGGCTTTTACCGTGCTGGCCTCGTTTCAAACAGGCCGTCTACAGCGGGCGCAGGAGCTTTTAGACATGGAACGTACGGGATATGCCAATCGAGCCGTCTCTTACCTCGAGCTTTTAGATGCGCAGCAAACCTACCTTACAGAGGAAGAGAACTTCGCACACGCTTTGGCCGACTGTAATTTGGCCGTTGCCGCTTTACAACACGCCGTAGGAGGCGATATAAGATGA
- a CDS encoding efflux RND transporter periplasmic adaptor subunit, with protein sequence MKIRDFAFLGMALLIGLAGCSHNSTDESDSSPPLEAVAVQTTLATIHPMASVVHAHGRLEPAPGADAKIASPIAGRLRAVLVREGDLVQAGEVVAIVDERPQQAQSLSAAAALRAAEAQAQQANFALKAAEADQANAVQLAQLALKSAELDRENAVQQAKIDLETAQTELKKLLAGARPQEIAQADQAVVQAKATRDRDAAELERVRFLYEHGIDSKRDLDDAQTALQVAEANLESAQQQDSLIRAGARPEDIQAARLRVQQAQQALQRAQADGDAKVQEAKTALRQAEQGALQVLAKKQEALAMQRTVQQKQADLLAAEATADYAVLRAPLSGVVTARNLNPGDMADPSTPVLEITDPNRLILVAQLPAEDGARVRKGMEAKVTSEVLSARTLAGRVISVGQVNPQTNLQEVQIAVSNPKGLLKVGDFASADIILAVTPHAVVVPKQAVLTQENKSVVFVVGNDGEAHQRDVLLGSEQGNLVEVRRGIAPGDQVILLGQYELSDGQKVKVISQGQDESGGNNS encoded by the coding sequence ATGAAGATCCGCGACTTTGCTTTCCTAGGCATGGCACTCCTCATCGGCTTGGCCGGCTGCTCGCACAACAGCACGGACGAGAGCGACTCAAGCCCTCCACTTGAAGCCGTTGCTGTTCAAACCACCTTGGCGACCATCCATCCTATGGCCTCTGTCGTTCATGCCCACGGACGGCTTGAGCCGGCTCCAGGGGCCGACGCGAAAATAGCCTCTCCTATCGCCGGAAGACTGCGAGCCGTGCTTGTTCGCGAGGGCGACTTGGTGCAAGCCGGGGAGGTCGTTGCTATCGTAGATGAGCGGCCCCAACAAGCCCAATCGCTCAGCGCCGCCGCTGCACTGCGTGCGGCAGAAGCTCAGGCCCAGCAGGCCAATTTCGCCCTGAAAGCTGCAGAGGCCGATCAGGCCAACGCTGTTCAGCTAGCGCAACTCGCCCTTAAATCCGCTGAACTCGATAGAGAGAACGCAGTGCAGCAAGCAAAGATTGACCTAGAAACCGCGCAAACAGAGTTGAAGAAGCTGCTAGCCGGCGCCCGTCCACAAGAGATCGCCCAAGCCGATCAGGCCGTTGTTCAGGCGAAAGCCACTCGCGATCGAGATGCCGCAGAGCTAGAACGGGTTCGCTTCCTCTATGAGCACGGCATCGACTCCAAGCGCGACCTCGACGATGCACAAACTGCGCTGCAAGTGGCTGAGGCCAATTTAGAGAGCGCTCAGCAGCAGGATAGCCTCATCCGCGCAGGAGCACGGCCAGAGGACATCCAGGCCGCGCGTTTGCGCGTTCAGCAAGCGCAACAGGCTTTGCAGCGCGCCCAAGCGGATGGAGATGCGAAAGTTCAAGAGGCCAAGACCGCCCTACGTCAAGCGGAACAAGGGGCACTTCAGGTGCTTGCGAAAAAACAGGAAGCCCTCGCCATGCAGCGAACCGTTCAACAGAAACAGGCCGACCTTCTAGCCGCCGAGGCCACAGCGGACTATGCCGTGCTTCGCGCTCCACTCAGCGGAGTAGTAACCGCTCGAAATCTCAATCCCGGCGATATGGCCGATCCGAGCACGCCTGTATTGGAGATAACCGACCCTAATCGCCTTATCTTAGTGGCCCAACTGCCAGCGGAAGATGGGGCGCGTGTGCGTAAGGGTATGGAGGCTAAAGTCACTTCCGAAGTGTTATCTGCACGCACGCTTGCCGGTCGAGTGATCAGCGTGGGACAGGTGAATCCACAAACCAACCTTCAAGAGGTACAGATCGCTGTATCTAACCCGAAAGGGCTTCTGAAGGTGGGGGATTTTGCCTCTGCCGACATCATTCTTGCTGTTACCCCACACGCTGTGGTGGTTCCCAAGCAGGCCGTTCTTACTCAAGAGAACAAGTCCGTGGTCTTTGTGGTAGGCAACGATGGGGAAGCACATCAGCGAGATGTTCTTCTGGGCTCAGAACAGGGCAACCTCGTAGAGGTGCGTCGGGGGATAGCTCCTGGCGATCAGGTGATCTTGCTCGGCCAGTATGAGCTTTCTGATGGACAAAAGGTGAAGGTGATCTCACAAGGGCAAGACGAATCGGGAGGGAACAACTCGTGA
- a CDS encoding efflux RND transporter permease subunit encodes MNLSRFVSQNLKAILFVTIALCVIGVGVVGSFPVAILPEVTFPRLVVIAHAGERPIRMTEVALTRPIEQAIATVPGVIRIRSKTQRGDTEISVDFAWGTDMLTALELVNTQINQIRSSLPPETDVEVERMNPTVFPILGLSLQSKNLSQAQLWTLATYTLRPALSRVPGVALVEVQGGRIPEIAVDISPQRLMAYHLSLPEVEQAIANTNVFKSVGLLNRQFQQYQAIVSAEATDTDQLGRVVVAQRQGVPILLRQIAHIYPSVQDRTTIVTANGAESVLINIVRQPGANTVTVVNDVEQAIQQLKPTLPPGTQLHVFYDQSQLIKEAVGSVRDAVIIGSILAVVVLMLFLGNLRATLVTAVIIPATVLITFLLMRLSGLTLNLMTLGALAVGIGLVIDDAIVVVENVFRHLTEGATRFDSIRLASSEIALPMISSTLTTVVVFLPLVLLQGVAGAFFTALAVTLTIALMVSLALALFVSPSLCAAFLKVRPGTPEHGRLFEKLIEGYKKGLQFCVRHPRWLAVAAGLLVVATIFFATHLGSDFMPSIDEGAFVLDYRTPPGTSLEETNRLLMQIEHILETTPEVKSFSRRTGTELGFAITEPNRGDFAVMLHSHRHRSIDEVIADVRDRIERQVPGVNIDFSQVLQDLIGDLSGAPAPIEVKLFGEDQNQLDSVARSVADKLAKIPGVVDVQNGVIELGPELTVRVDPVKAGVVGLTPEDVANQVNAAMFGDVATQILQGERQIGVRVRLPEAYRSDKSAIEMLPIHTPDGYNVPLATLGTIQRVAGTVEITHENQRRMVSIEARLSGRDLGSVMKDVQALMRRTPLPAGITYELGGQYQSQQQSFRNLLEVLVLAVVLVYAVMLFQFGSFTSPTVLLLIMPLALFGVSFGLWATGTTLNVSSFMGAIMLVGIVVKNGILLLDQAQRAEREGLTPEEAVAQAGVIRIRPILMTTLTALLGLVPLAFGIGAGAQMQQPLAIAVIGGLSFSTIFTLVFAPTLYVVFRRYQLRLQANHEAPPPAELIEPIVEG; translated from the coding sequence GTGAACCTTAGTCGCTTTGTCTCACAGAACCTCAAAGCCATTCTTTTCGTTACCATAGCGCTCTGCGTTATCGGGGTGGGCGTTGTGGGGTCGTTTCCCGTTGCCATTCTGCCCGAAGTCACCTTTCCGCGCCTCGTTGTGATCGCCCATGCAGGAGAACGCCCCATTCGCATGACCGAGGTCGCCCTGACACGCCCTATCGAACAGGCCATCGCTACCGTTCCAGGGGTCATTCGTATTCGTTCCAAAACACAACGTGGAGACACAGAGATATCGGTGGATTTTGCTTGGGGTACCGATATGCTCACCGCTCTTGAACTCGTTAATACTCAAATCAACCAGATTCGCTCCTCTTTGCCGCCGGAAACCGATGTCGAGGTCGAGCGCATGAACCCCACGGTTTTTCCCATCCTCGGCCTCTCCCTCCAATCCAAGAACCTCTCCCAAGCCCAGCTCTGGACTCTGGCGACCTATACGCTGCGCCCCGCCCTCAGTCGTGTGCCAGGTGTTGCCTTGGTAGAGGTACAGGGGGGACGGATTCCGGAGATCGCCGTGGACATCTCTCCGCAGCGTCTTATGGCCTATCATCTCTCCTTACCAGAGGTTGAGCAGGCCATTGCTAACACAAACGTCTTCAAATCGGTTGGCCTACTCAACCGTCAGTTTCAGCAGTATCAGGCCATCGTCTCCGCCGAAGCCACCGATACCGACCAACTTGGCCGCGTGGTGGTGGCTCAAAGGCAAGGAGTGCCCATTCTGCTGCGGCAGATAGCCCACATCTATCCCTCTGTTCAAGATCGCACGACCATTGTAACCGCCAACGGAGCTGAATCGGTGCTTATCAACATTGTACGTCAGCCGGGCGCCAACACGGTGACGGTGGTGAACGACGTAGAACAGGCCATTCAGCAGCTAAAACCCACACTGCCGCCAGGTACTCAACTTCATGTGTTTTATGATCAGTCCCAGCTGATTAAAGAGGCCGTAGGCAGCGTGCGTGACGCGGTGATCATTGGCTCCATTCTCGCCGTGGTTGTGCTTATGCTCTTTCTAGGCAATCTACGGGCCACGCTCGTTACGGCAGTTATCATCCCGGCCACCGTACTCATCACGTTCCTGCTTATGCGCCTTTCAGGCCTCACGCTCAACCTAATGACTTTGGGCGCTCTCGCGGTTGGCATCGGTCTAGTGATAGACGATGCGATTGTCGTTGTAGAAAATGTGTTTCGACACCTTACAGAGGGAGCGACTCGTTTCGATTCGATCCGGCTAGCCTCCTCTGAGATCGCGCTTCCCATGATCTCGTCTACACTCACGACCGTCGTTGTGTTTTTACCCCTTGTGTTGCTACAGGGCGTGGCCGGGGCTTTCTTTACCGCTCTGGCCGTCACGCTTACCATCGCGCTGATGGTCTCTCTAGCGCTGGCGCTTTTCGTAAGCCCAAGTCTCTGCGCCGCCTTTCTCAAAGTGCGTCCGGGCACTCCAGAGCACGGCCGGTTGTTTGAGAAACTCATCGAAGGCTATAAAAAAGGCCTTCAGTTCTGCGTAAGACATCCGCGTTGGTTAGCTGTGGCCGCCGGCTTGCTGGTTGTGGCTACCATCTTCTTTGCGACCCATCTCGGCTCCGATTTTATGCCCTCTATAGACGAGGGCGCCTTCGTCCTCGACTATCGCACACCTCCTGGCACCTCTTTGGAAGAGACCAACCGCTTACTGATGCAGATCGAACATATCTTAGAAACAACACCGGAGGTGAAGTCTTTCTCGCGACGTACAGGAACCGAGCTAGGTTTTGCCATTACCGAGCCAAACCGCGGTGATTTCGCCGTCATGCTGCATTCGCATCGCCATCGCAGCATTGACGAGGTGATCGCCGATGTACGTGATCGGATAGAACGCCAAGTTCCCGGCGTGAATATCGACTTTTCCCAAGTGTTACAAGACCTTATCGGCGATCTGTCGGGTGCACCGGCTCCTATTGAAGTGAAGCTGTTTGGTGAAGACCAAAATCAGTTGGACAGTGTTGCGCGTTCGGTGGCCGACAAGCTTGCCAAGATTCCGGGCGTGGTGGATGTTCAAAACGGCGTGATCGAATTGGGGCCGGAGCTCACCGTGCGGGTAGACCCGGTAAAGGCCGGCGTCGTGGGGCTGACACCCGAAGATGTGGCCAACCAGGTGAATGCCGCCATGTTCGGAGACGTTGCTACTCAGATACTGCAGGGTGAACGCCAAATTGGGGTGAGGGTGCGCCTTCCAGAGGCCTATCGCTCCGACAAAAGCGCCATCGAGATGTTGCCCATCCATACCCCAGATGGTTACAATGTGCCTCTGGCTACTTTGGGGACTATTCAAAGGGTAGCGGGCACTGTGGAGATAACCCATGAGAACCAGCGACGCATGGTCTCCATTGAAGCGCGTCTTTCCGGAAGAGACCTCGGCAGCGTTATGAAGGATGTACAAGCGCTTATGCGACGTACGCCGCTGCCGGCCGGAATTACCTATGAACTTGGGGGGCAATATCAGAGCCAACAACAATCGTTCCGCAATCTTCTTGAAGTGCTCGTGCTTGCTGTGGTGCTGGTCTATGCCGTCATGCTGTTCCAATTCGGGTCGTTTACCTCACCCACCGTGCTTCTACTTATCATGCCGCTTGCACTCTTCGGGGTAAGCTTTGGGCTTTGGGCCACGGGCACCACGCTCAACGTCTCTTCGTTCATGGGCGCCATTATGTTGGTGGGCATTGTGGTAAAAAACGGCATCCTTCTGCTCGACCAAGCGCAACGTGCTGAGCGAGAGGGCTTAACGCCAGAAGAGGCGGTGGCGCAGGCCGGCGTCATTCGTATCCGTCCCATTCTTATGACCACGCTCACCGCCTTACTTGGCCTGGTGCCGCTTGCTTTCGGCATTGGAGCTGGCGCTCAGATGCAGCAGCCCTTGGCCATCGCCGTTATCGGGGGCCTTAGCTTCTCTACCATCTTCACCCTTGTCTTTGCCCCAACGCTCTATGTCGTGTTTCGGCGTTACCAGTTGCGCTTACAAGCCAACCATGAAGCGCCTCCACCAGCAGAGCTCATCGAGCCGATCGTGGAAGGGTAG
- a CDS encoding sugar phosphate isomerase/epimerase family protein, whose protein sequence is MSVSRRTLLQGALGGAATLALGASKSEAAQSANSPYGPFKMGIQSYSLRHFNLDEALDITQQLGLHYWEGFMSHIPLTNDSQQIASFKQKLAAHNVRMLAYGVVGFNNNEAEARRIFEFAKAMEIPVLSAYPAPDSLPLLDRLTREYRIAIAIHNHGPGDTLYGHPDQVLKAVEGRNPLVGACEDTGHMIMAQEDPVAAEVRYGKRLLDVHLKAAKVSPNGGREFADIGDPDSLLDTIGFLDILLRLRYNRLVALEYELHESDPVPSIQSCLESVRHAWALLQTVVA, encoded by the coding sequence ATGTCGGTTTCACGTCGCACTCTATTGCAAGGCGCCCTTGGTGGCGCAGCGACCCTCGCCTTGGGCGCTTCCAAAAGCGAGGCGGCGCAGAGCGCCAACTCCCCTTACGGTCCCTTCAAGATGGGCATTCAATCGTACTCTTTGAGGCACTTTAACCTCGATGAGGCCCTCGACATCACACAGCAGCTCGGCTTGCACTACTGGGAGGGCTTCATGTCGCACATCCCTCTGACAAACGACTCGCAGCAGATCGCCTCCTTTAAGCAAAAACTGGCCGCCCATAATGTCCGCATGCTGGCCTACGGTGTGGTGGGCTTTAACAACAACGAGGCGGAGGCACGACGCATTTTCGAGTTTGCTAAGGCCATGGAAATCCCGGTTTTGTCTGCCTATCCGGCGCCGGACTCCCTGCCTCTGCTCGACCGGCTGACCCGCGAATACCGCATCGCCATCGCCATCCACAATCATGGGCCTGGCGACACGCTTTATGGCCATCCCGACCAGGTTCTAAAGGCGGTGGAGGGACGTAACCCACTCGTAGGAGCTTGTGAGGATACCGGCCATATGATCATGGCTCAAGAAGACCCTGTTGCTGCGGAGGTACGCTATGGCAAACGCCTGCTCGATGTGCATCTCAAGGCCGCAAAGGTGTCGCCTAATGGGGGGCGCGAGTTCGCCGATATCGGCGATCCGGACAGCTTGCTCGACACCATCGGCTTTCTTGATATCCTGCTGCGGCTTCGCTATAATCGGCTTGTAGCGCTCGAATATGAGCTGCATGAGAGCGACCCCGTGCCCTCCATACAGAGCTGTTTAGAGTCGGTACGCCATGCTTGGGCGCTTTTGCAGACCGTGGTTGCCTAA
- the mnmA gene encoding tRNA 2-thiouridine(34) synthase MnmA, which produces MSKGVVVAAMSGGVDSAVAAALLKQEGYEVIGITLQIWQEHSEQGKYGGCCSLGAVEDARRAAAKIGIPHYVLNFRDYFANKVIDRFIAEYQQGRTPNPCVECNRSVKFEELLRQAEQLGADYLATGHYARVRFNERTGRYELLRARDESKDQSYALYTMRQEALAKTLLPLGHIVSKQETRRIARELGLPLANKPDSQEICFVPKEGYIAFLKEKAPSVLRPGPIVDTSGRKIGEHPGVAFYTIGQRKRLPAGQKEPLFVVALDADTNTVIVGRDSELYAEGLLVEECCWIALAEPPQKPLVTQVKIRYNGHAVPASIVAGREEGTVEGWFEQAQRAVTPGQSAVFYGGEGEDAGQVVLGGGIIRCARYQRP; this is translated from the coding sequence ATGAGTAAGGGAGTTGTAGTGGCCGCCATGAGCGGCGGAGTGGATAGTGCGGTGGCAGCAGCCCTCCTAAAGCAGGAGGGATATGAGGTCATCGGCATTACACTGCAGATATGGCAAGAGCATAGCGAGCAGGGCAAGTACGGAGGTTGTTGCTCGCTTGGCGCGGTAGAGGACGCACGTCGTGCCGCTGCCAAGATCGGCATTCCGCACTATGTCCTCAATTTTCGCGACTATTTTGCCAACAAGGTGATCGATCGCTTCATCGCGGAGTATCAGCAGGGTAGGACCCCAAACCCCTGTGTGGAGTGCAATCGGAGCGTGAAGTTTGAGGAGCTCCTGCGCCAAGCGGAGCAGCTCGGCGCCGACTATTTGGCCACCGGCCATTATGCGCGCGTCCGATTCAACGAGCGCACTGGGCGTTACGAGCTCCTACGTGCACGCGATGAGAGTAAAGACCAATCCTATGCTCTCTACACCATGCGTCAAGAGGCGTTGGCCAAAACCCTTTTGCCTTTAGGCCATATTGTAAGCAAGCAAGAGACGAGGCGTATTGCAAGAGAGCTTGGTTTGCCGCTTGCTAATAAGCCCGACTCACAGGAGATCTGTTTTGTTCCCAAAGAGGGCTACATCGCTTTTCTGAAGGAAAAGGCTCCTTCAGTTCTACGTCCCGGCCCCATCGTAGATACGTCGGGGCGCAAGATCGGCGAGCATCCCGGAGTCGCCTTTTACACCATTGGGCAGCGTAAGCGCCTGCCGGCAGGGCAAAAGGAGCCGCTTTTTGTGGTGGCGCTTGACGCCGATACCAACACCGTTATTGTTGGGCGCGATTCGGAGCTCTATGCAGAAGGCCTGCTTGTGGAAGAGTGCTGCTGGATCGCTCTGGCGGAGCCGCCACAAAAGCCTCTTGTCACTCAGGTAAAAATCCGCTATAATGGGCATGCGGTACCAGCCTCTATTGTGGCCGGTAGGGAGGAAGGAACGGTCGAAGGCTGGTTTGAGCAAGCTCAGCGCGCCGTCACACCGGGACAGTCTGCCGTGTTTTACGGCGGGGAAGGAGAGGATGCGGGTCAGGTAGTTTTGGGAGGAGGCATTATCCGATGCGCACGATATCAGAGGCCATGA
- a CDS encoding cytidine deaminase: MRTISEAMNVAGLFSEEELSLLAAARQAAKRAHCPYSHFAVGAALETDIGIVLGCNVENASYGLSCCAERVALFTAVAQGATRFLRLALSCPATAPDAPVESRMPCGACLQVLSEFLPLETPLLIDGVGKKQLKELLPYPFR, translated from the coding sequence ATGCGCACGATATCAGAGGCCATGAACGTCGCCGGTCTTTTCTCGGAAGAGGAGCTGTCGCTTCTCGCGGCGGCACGCCAAGCGGCAAAACGCGCTCACTGTCCCTACTCGCACTTTGCTGTGGGTGCCGCCCTAGAAACCGATATCGGCATTGTGCTTGGATGCAATGTAGAGAACGCAAGCTATGGTCTCTCATGCTGTGCCGAGCGTGTGGCTCTCTTCACCGCGGTTGCTCAGGGAGCTACCCGCTTCCTACGCCTGGCCCTCTCCTGCCCAGCAACCGCTCCCGACGCTCCTGTGGAATCGCGCATGCCGTGCGGTGCCTGTCTTCAGGTGCTTTCCGAATTCCTTCCTTTAGAGACACCGCTGCTGATTGATGGAGTGGGCAAAAAGCAGCTGAAGGAGCTGCTTCCATACCCATTTCGTTAA
- a CDS encoding YtxH domain-containing protein, whose protein sequence is MANNSDDRGVLVSVLAGIGMGVLIGAAVGLLLAPKSGEETRDDLSRAVKDLNDKISDLGRTLSQKVAAASDKLRSQMAQKIDEVVKEEEEAAG, encoded by the coding sequence ATGGCAAACAATAGCGATGATCGCGGTGTGCTTGTGAGCGTTCTTGCCGGCATCGGCATGGGCGTGCTTATTGGCGCTGCAGTGGGGCTGCTACTCGCGCCCAAATCGGGTGAAGAGACCCGCGACGATCTCTCGCGCGCGGTGAAAGACCTTAATGACAAAATCAGCGACTTAGGACGCACCTTGAGTCAAAAAGTGGCCGCTGCCAGCGATAAACTGCGCTCCCAAATGGCGCAAAAAATTGACGAGGTCGTTAAAGAGGAAGAAGAGGCTGCCGGCTAA